CAGGGTCGGTAAGGTCGTCGGCAGGCACATATACGGCCTGGACAGAGGTAATCGAACCCTTCTTAGTACTTGTAATACGCTCCTGAAGAGCACCCATCTCTTGCTGAAGGTTAGGCTGATAACCTACTGCAGAAGGAAGACGACCGAGTAGAGCTGAGACTTCAGCACCAGCCTGAGTGAAACGGAAAATGTTATCGATAAACAACAACACGTCCTTGCCATCATCACGAAATGCCTCAGCCATAGCAAGTCCAGAAAGCGCAACACGTAGACGAGCTCCTGGTGGTTCATTCATCTGACCGAAGACGAGGCTCGTCTTTCCAAGCACACCAGCTTCTTCCATTTCGTAGTAGAGGTCATTACCTTCACGTGTACGCTCACCAACACCGGCAAACACCGAGTTGCCACTGTGGAATTTAGCGATATTGTTAATCAGCTCCTGAATAAGCACCGTTTTACCAACACCGGCACCAGCGAACAGACCAGCCTTGCCACCTTTAGAAAGTGGCGCAATAAGGTCAATAACCTTAATACCTGTTTCAAGGATCTCGGCCTTGTTTGACTGATCAACAAGTGCTGGCGGTTGGCGGTGAATTGGGGCTGTTTTGCCCTTTGGCGCAGGCTTGCCATCAATTGGATCACCGGTCACGTTAAACATACGACCTTGAGTTGATTCACCAACAGGTACACTAATAGGTGCACCTGTAGCAATAACTTCGCCACCACGCTTTAAACCGTCAGTACTTGAAAGTGCAATAGAACGCACCGTACGTTCATCAAGGTGCTGTGCAACCTCGAGTGTAATCGTACGACCATCGTGTTCTACATGAAGTGCCTCATACATTTGCGGCAGCTTCTTATCTTTAAATTCTACGTCGACCACCACACCCACAATCTGGGTAATATGGCCAGTCGTATTTTCTTTACTCATCATATCTCCTTTATTCATTGAGGGCCTCTACGCCGCCTGATATT
The window above is part of the Candidatus Chromulinivoraceae bacterium genome. Proteins encoded here:
- the atpD gene encoding F0F1 ATP synthase subunit beta; translated protein: MNKGDMMSKENTTGHITQIVGVVVDVEFKDKKLPQMYEALHVEHDGRTITLEVAQHLDERTVRSIALSSTDGLKRGGEVIATGAPISVPVGESTQGRMFNVTGDPIDGKPAPKGKTAPIHRQPPALVDQSNKAEILETGIKVIDLIAPLSKGGKAGLFAGAGVGKTVLIQELINNIAKFHSGNSVFAGVGERTREGNDLYYEMEEAGVLGKTSLVFGQMNEPPGARLRVALSGLAMAEAFRDDGKDVLLFIDNIFRFTQAGAEVSALLGRLPSAVGYQPNLQQEMGALQERITSTKKGSITSVQAVYVPADDLTDPAPATTFAHLDATIVMNRSLTEIGIYPAVDVLDSNSNSLDPEVVGQEHYDVAREVQRVLQQYKELQDIIAILGMEELSDDQKQIVNRARRLQRFFAQPFHVAEQFTGSPGVYIKLEDTIRDAKDILAGKYDHKPESWFYMAPGSLADKKD